Proteins from one Elephas maximus indicus isolate mEleMax1 chromosome 12, mEleMax1 primary haplotype, whole genome shotgun sequence genomic window:
- the LOC126086703 gene encoding zinc finger protein 397-like isoform X1 has translation MTAAQRSASALVPGAGHSPEVGKAGFGGQACRLQGSSLLGPEIFRQRFRQFCYEETRGPREALNQLRDLCHQWLQPEIHTKVQILELLVLEQFLGILPEELQAWVRERQPESGEEAVTVLEDLERELDDPGQQVKAFVATKEEIQEEVALLTTAQESTTVWLTAMDGHLRAESPTPHFQQERGVIHTGGTKHLKWRGRSLTLPAPSRLTGVGGVKMSQKDNGAHRSLIFFNGVTKTKKMALPAKQEVSAEVKQHEEDFGSLNMKFSQVSEAREHCKGRVKRQQKDDDMGQRKQNGDEHGENISLNSGLIATQRMYAGEKIREGDDCEKSFSQTSSDLTKNQRIHTGAKPYECDQCGKAFNYSSHLILHQRIHTGEKPYECDKCGKSFSQSSNLILHQRIHTGEKPYECVKCGKSFSQSSNLILHQRIHTGEKPYECDKCGKSFSQSSSLIQHQRIHTGEKPYPCNQCSKSFSRSSNRILHQRVHTEEKPYKCDECRKAFKQKSALVLHQRIHTGEKPYECEQCGRAFSQSTNLIKHQRSHCGEKGLPLL, from the exons ATGACTGCAGCTCAAAGAAGTGCTTCTGCCCTGGTCCCTGGGGCTGGGCACAGCCCAGAGGTGGGGAAGGCTGGTTTTGGGGGCCAAGCATGCCGTTTGCAGGGCAGCAGCCTTCTTGGCCCAGAGATCTTCCGCCAGCGCTTTCGACAGTTCTGTTATGAGGAGACACGGGGGCCACGGGAGGCCCTGAATCAGCTGAGAGACCTTTGTCACCAGTGGCTGCAGCCCGAGATCCACACCAAGGTGCAGATTCTGGAGCTGCTGGTGCTAGAGCAGTTCCTGGGCATCCTGCCTGAGGAGCTGCAGGCTTGGGTGAGGGAACGGCAGCCTGAGAGTGGGGAGGAGGCCGTGACTGTGCTGGAGGACCTGGAGAGGGAGCTGGATGACCCAGGGCAGCAG GTCAAAGCCTTTGTAGCCACAAAAGAAGAGATCCAGGAGGAGGTGGCCCTTCTGACAACAGCACAGGAATCCACTACTGTCTGGCTAACTGCCATGGATGGTCACCTCAGGGCTGAATCACCAACACCCCACTTCCAGCAAGAAAGAG gtgtaatccatactggaggaaCCAAGCACCTCAAATGGAGAGGGAGAAGTTTGACGCTCCCTGCTCCTTCCAGGCTGACAGGCGTAGGGGGCGTGAAGATGAGTCAGAAGGATAATGGGGCTCACAGGtctctgatcttcttca atgGTGTCACTAAGACTAAGAAGATGGCTTTGCCTGCTAAGCAGGAAGTTTCTGCAGAAGTAAAACAACACGAGGAAGACTTTGGTAGCCTTAATATGAAATTTTCTCAAGTTTCCGAAGCCAGGGAACACTGTAAGGGCAGGGTGAAAAGACAGCAGAAAGATGATGATATGGGACAAAGAAAACAGAATGGTGATGAACATGGGGAAAATATCAGTTTGAACTCAGGCCTTATTGCCACACAGAGAATGTACGCTGGGGAGAAGATTCGTGAAGGCGATGATTGTGAGAAATCCTTCAGTCAGACGAGTTCAGACCTGACTAAAAATCAGAGAATCCACACTGGTGCAAAACCCTATGAATGTGAtcagtgtgggaaagcctttaattACAGCTCCCACCTCATACTACACCAGAGAATCCACACTGGGGAGAAACCGTATGAATGTGATAAATGTGGAAAATCCTTTAGTCAGAGTTCAAACCTTATTCTACACCAGAGAATCCACACTGGGGAGAAACCATATGAATGTGTTAAGTGTGGAAAATCCTTTAGTCAGAGCTCAAACCTCATTCTACACCAGAGAATCCACACTGGGGAGAAACCATATGAATGTGATAAGTGTGGAAAATCCTTTAGTCAGAGCTCAAGCCTCATTCAACATCAGAGAATCCACACTGGGGAGAAGCCCTATCCATGTAATCAGTGCAGTAAGAGTTTCAGTCGAAGTTCAAATCGTATTCTGCATCAGAGAGTCCATACTGAGGAGAAACCGTACAAATGTGATGAGTGCAGAAAGGCCTTCAAGCAGAAATCAGCTCTTGTCCTACATCAGAGAatccacactggagagaaaccctacgaATGTGAACAGTGTGGGAGAGCCTTCAGTCAGAGCACAAACCTTATTAAACATCAGAGAAGCCACTGTGGAGAAAAGGGCCTGCCATTGTTATGA
- the LOC126086703 gene encoding zinc finger protein 397-like isoform X2, producing the protein MTAAQRSASALVPGAGHSPEVGKAGFGGQACRLQGSSLLGPEIFRQRFRQFCYEETRGPREALNQLRDLCHQWLQPEIHTKVQILELLVLEQFLGILPEELQAWVRERQPESGEEAVTVLEDLERELDDPGQQVKAFVATKEEIQEEVALLTTAQESTTVWLTAMDGHLRAESPTPHFQQERDGVTKTKKMALPAKQEVSAEVKQHEEDFGSLNMKFSQVSEAREHCKGRVKRQQKDDDMGQRKQNGDEHGENISLNSGLIATQRMYAGEKIREGDDCEKSFSQTSSDLTKNQRIHTGAKPYECDQCGKAFNYSSHLILHQRIHTGEKPYECDKCGKSFSQSSNLILHQRIHTGEKPYECVKCGKSFSQSSNLILHQRIHTGEKPYECDKCGKSFSQSSSLIQHQRIHTGEKPYPCNQCSKSFSRSSNRILHQRVHTEEKPYKCDECRKAFKQKSALVLHQRIHTGEKPYECEQCGRAFSQSTNLIKHQRSHCGEKGLPLL; encoded by the exons ATGACTGCAGCTCAAAGAAGTGCTTCTGCCCTGGTCCCTGGGGCTGGGCACAGCCCAGAGGTGGGGAAGGCTGGTTTTGGGGGCCAAGCATGCCGTTTGCAGGGCAGCAGCCTTCTTGGCCCAGAGATCTTCCGCCAGCGCTTTCGACAGTTCTGTTATGAGGAGACACGGGGGCCACGGGAGGCCCTGAATCAGCTGAGAGACCTTTGTCACCAGTGGCTGCAGCCCGAGATCCACACCAAGGTGCAGATTCTGGAGCTGCTGGTGCTAGAGCAGTTCCTGGGCATCCTGCCTGAGGAGCTGCAGGCTTGGGTGAGGGAACGGCAGCCTGAGAGTGGGGAGGAGGCCGTGACTGTGCTGGAGGACCTGGAGAGGGAGCTGGATGACCCAGGGCAGCAG GTCAAAGCCTTTGTAGCCACAAAAGAAGAGATCCAGGAGGAGGTGGCCCTTCTGACAACAGCACAGGAATCCACTACTGTCTGGCTAACTGCCATGGATGGTCACCTCAGGGCTGAATCACCAACACCCCACTTCCAGCAAGAAAGAG atgGTGTCACTAAGACTAAGAAGATGGCTTTGCCTGCTAAGCAGGAAGTTTCTGCAGAAGTAAAACAACACGAGGAAGACTTTGGTAGCCTTAATATGAAATTTTCTCAAGTTTCCGAAGCCAGGGAACACTGTAAGGGCAGGGTGAAAAGACAGCAGAAAGATGATGATATGGGACAAAGAAAACAGAATGGTGATGAACATGGGGAAAATATCAGTTTGAACTCAGGCCTTATTGCCACACAGAGAATGTACGCTGGGGAGAAGATTCGTGAAGGCGATGATTGTGAGAAATCCTTCAGTCAGACGAGTTCAGACCTGACTAAAAATCAGAGAATCCACACTGGTGCAAAACCCTATGAATGTGAtcagtgtgggaaagcctttaattACAGCTCCCACCTCATACTACACCAGAGAATCCACACTGGGGAGAAACCGTATGAATGTGATAAATGTGGAAAATCCTTTAGTCAGAGTTCAAACCTTATTCTACACCAGAGAATCCACACTGGGGAGAAACCATATGAATGTGTTAAGTGTGGAAAATCCTTTAGTCAGAGCTCAAACCTCATTCTACACCAGAGAATCCACACTGGGGAGAAACCATATGAATGTGATAAGTGTGGAAAATCCTTTAGTCAGAGCTCAAGCCTCATTCAACATCAGAGAATCCACACTGGGGAGAAGCCCTATCCATGTAATCAGTGCAGTAAGAGTTTCAGTCGAAGTTCAAATCGTATTCTGCATCAGAGAGTCCATACTGAGGAGAAACCGTACAAATGTGATGAGTGCAGAAAGGCCTTCAAGCAGAAATCAGCTCTTGTCCTACATCAGAGAatccacactggagagaaaccctacgaATGTGAACAGTGTGGGAGAGCCTTCAGTCAGAGCACAAACCTTATTAAACATCAGAGAAGCCACTGTGGAGAAAAGGGCCTGCCATTGTTATGA